Proteins from a genomic interval of Halomonas alkaliantarctica:
- a CDS encoding ABC transporter permease, producing MTAASKQPSGAASYVNTHQIMVGPARRKSLIAMFALLPALVIFCAFWLLPFSRLIMMGNEADPSSGISAYLTILTHRQYLISLATTVGLSLIVSLVAVAIAGVAGFFLARQRFFGKSILVAILTFPLAFPGVVVGFLVIMLGGRQGALAQTSLWLFGERWMFAYSMAGLFIGYLYFSIPRVITTVMAACDNLDQSLEEAARSLGANTWQVTKDVIVPGIAPALLSTGAICFATSMGAFGTAFTLGTRLSILPLNIYGEFTNYANFAMAAALSVVLGVITWMALSLARRLAGGNLGASV from the coding sequence ATGACAGCGGCATCCAAGCAGCCCTCTGGGGCTGCTTCTTACGTCAATACTCATCAGATCATGGTGGGGCCCGCACGACGAAAAAGCCTTATCGCAATGTTCGCCTTACTGCCTGCACTGGTGATTTTCTGCGCCTTTTGGCTACTGCCTTTTTCGCGTCTGATTATGATGGGTAACGAGGCAGACCCAAGTAGTGGCATCAGTGCTTACCTGACCATTCTTACCCATCGTCAGTACTTAATCAGCCTGGCGACCACCGTTGGCCTTTCGCTGATAGTGTCACTGGTAGCGGTTGCCATTGCGGGCGTTGCCGGTTTTTTTCTCGCCCGTCAGCGCTTTTTTGGCAAGTCCATACTAGTGGCAATCCTTACCTTTCCGCTGGCCTTTCCAGGCGTGGTGGTGGGCTTTTTGGTCATCATGCTGGGGGGACGCCAAGGCGCCTTAGCGCAGACTAGTCTGTGGCTGTTTGGCGAGCGTTGGATGTTCGCCTACTCTATGGCCGGGCTATTTATCGGCTACCTCTACTTCTCCATTCCTCGTGTTATCACCACCGTGATGGCTGCCTGCGACAACCTGGATCAAAGCCTTGAAGAGGCAGCCCGCTCATTAGGTGCTAACACATGGCAGGTCACCAAAGACGTCATCGTACCCGGCATTGCACCCGCGCTGCTCTCAACCGGCGCCATCTGCTTTGCGACCAGCATGGGCGCCTTTGGTACGGCGTTTACCCTGGGCACGCGTTTGAGCATCCTGCCGCTCAATATCTACGGCGAATTCACCAACTACGCTAACTTTGCCATGGCAGCCGCGCTTTCAGTGGTGTTGGGCGTGATCACCTGGATGGCATTGAGCCTTGCCCGCAGGCTTGCAGGCGGCAACTTGGGAGCTTCGGTATGA
- a CDS encoding ABC transporter permease, protein MKSRLRFTLQLGFTLLVCLFMIVPVAMSVMAGLTENYFVGLESGLTLRWVNEVWQLYADTIWLSIKLALACLLITILIGVPAAYGLLRSRRRWANAIEELLLLPVAVPGLATALALLLAYGSYREFRGSWLFILVGHVLFTLPFMVRAVLSVMQTAKLPHLEEAAASLGASFRQRFFGVVIPNCMSGILAGALMVVTLSIGEFNITWMLHTPLTKTLPVGLADSYASMRLEIGSAYTLIFLVMVVPLLVAIQWAGRLTEQRR, encoded by the coding sequence ATGAAATCTCGCCTACGCTTCACGCTGCAATTAGGCTTCACCCTGCTGGTGTGCCTGTTCATGATTGTGCCTGTCGCCATGTCGGTCATGGCGGGGCTAACCGAGAACTACTTTGTGGGTCTTGAGAGTGGTCTGACCCTGCGCTGGGTCAATGAGGTGTGGCAGCTCTACGCCGATACCATCTGGCTCTCCATTAAACTGGCACTGGCCTGCTTACTGATCACTATCCTGATTGGCGTACCCGCTGCCTATGGTTTGCTGCGCAGCCGCCGCCGCTGGGCCAACGCGATTGAAGAACTCCTACTGCTACCAGTTGCCGTGCCTGGGCTGGCCACCGCGCTTGCCCTACTGCTCGCCTATGGCAGCTACCGTGAATTTCGTGGCAGCTGGCTATTTATTCTTGTTGGCCATGTCCTGTTTACCCTGCCCTTTATGGTGCGCGCGGTGCTCTCCGTGATGCAAACCGCCAAGCTTCCGCATCTTGAAGAAGCCGCCGCCAGCTTAGGCGCCAGCTTCCGGCAACGCTTTTTCGGGGTGGTCATCCCCAACTGTATGAGCGGCATTCTTGCAGGAGCGCTGATGGTGGTCACCTTATCCATCGGTGAATTCAACATTACCTGGATGCTGCATACCCCGCTAACCAAAACGCTGCCGGTCGGTTTAGCCGACAGCTACGCCTCGATGCGCCTGGAAATTGGCTCAGCCTACACGCTGATATTTCTGGTGATGGTCGTGCCCTTGCTGGTGGCGATTCAGTGGGCAGGTCGACTCACCGAGCAGCGCCGCTAA
- a CDS encoding ABC transporter ATP-binding protein: MSSSVSITLNQCSRTFAGGTTALQPLDLQVNAGETLVLLGPSGCGKTTTLRIISGLESPDKGGKVLFGERDVTALPIEKRDVGMVFQNYALFPNMSVADNIAYGLKIQRLPRAEIAQRLDEVMRMVDLQGFGGRRIDALSGGQKQRVALARAIAVRPKVLLFDEPLAALDAKLRDRLRIEIGQLLRELGTTAVYVTHDQDEAMALGDRIAVMQAGRIAQLGTPQEIYHQPANAFVADFIGAVNCLDVLSTRADGGLVVHGGELIAAHLQGVSTVYCRPEDIQVVPLDQADVKGKVIQSIFLGQTQRLMVDTGGASPLQIEAPSRQRWPNGTAIGLALPSRVLFHPDKPTAPVNAKEMANG, from the coding sequence ATGAGTTCATCTGTCAGCATTACCCTAAACCAGTGCAGTCGCACCTTTGCAGGTGGCACTACTGCGCTACAGCCACTTGATTTACAGGTTAACGCGGGCGAAACCCTGGTACTGCTGGGCCCATCCGGCTGCGGAAAAACCACCACGCTGCGTATTATCAGCGGCCTGGAAAGCCCCGACAAAGGCGGAAAAGTGCTGTTTGGCGAGCGCGATGTCACCGCCCTGCCGATTGAGAAACGCGATGTGGGAATGGTGTTTCAAAACTACGCGCTCTTTCCCAACATGAGCGTCGCCGACAACATTGCCTACGGCCTTAAAATACAGCGTTTACCGCGGGCAGAGATTGCCCAAAGGCTTGACGAAGTGATGCGGATGGTCGACTTGCAGGGCTTTGGTGGTCGGCGTATCGACGCCCTCTCCGGTGGCCAAAAACAGCGCGTCGCCCTAGCCCGCGCCATCGCCGTGCGCCCCAAGGTGCTGCTGTTTGATGAGCCGTTGGCAGCTCTCGACGCCAAACTGCGCGACCGCTTACGCATCGAGATTGGCCAGCTTCTACGGGAGCTAGGCACCACGGCGGTGTACGTTACCCACGATCAAGACGAGGCGATGGCCTTGGGTGACCGCATCGCGGTAATGCAGGCCGGACGCATTGCGCAGTTGGGCACCCCCCAAGAGATTTATCATCAGCCAGCCAACGCCTTTGTGGCCGATTTTATTGGTGCGGTGAACTGCCTGGACGTCCTGAGCACCCGCGCCGATGGGGGCTTGGTGGTCCATGGCGGTGAGCTAATCGCTGCCCATTTGCAGGGAGTATCCACTGTCTACTGCCGTCCAGAAGACATTCAGGTTGTGCCTCTTGACCAAGCCGATGTAAAGGGGAAAGTGATACAAAGCATTTTCCTGGGCCAGACCCAGCGCCTGATGGTGGATACCGGCGGCGCTTCACCGCTCCAGATTGAGGCACCCTCCCGCCAGCGCTGGCCAAACGGCACCGCCATTGGTTTGGCACTCCCGTCTAGAGTGCTTTTTCACCCAGATAAGCCTACTGCCCCTGTTAATGCCAAGGAGATGGCCAATGGCTGA
- a CDS encoding phosphodiesterase codes for MADQGLNIQKAPRAQQCLIAQISDPHIKAGGKRSYRQVDTANALRRAISTLNQLAPRPDLVLISGDLVDFGHPDEYATFRQILAELTLPVYLIPGNHDDREHLRAAFPEHRYLFQHRDYLQWVVEDYPVRLVGLDSSVPGKPHGELSDESLQWLDRTLAEQPEKPTLVMVHHHPFMSGIDHMDRQPLKRPDALAEVIGKHAQVERVLCGHLHRSIQARFANTLAISCPGVSHQVSLDLTPEGPAHFQLEPPGYLLHQWSATNGMVTHQGFIERYPGPFPFYDANGLID; via the coding sequence ATGGCTGATCAAGGTTTGAACATTCAGAAAGCCCCTCGTGCCCAGCAATGCCTTATCGCCCAGATTAGCGATCCGCATATCAAGGCGGGCGGTAAACGCTCTTACCGCCAGGTAGATACCGCCAATGCGCTGCGTCGAGCAATCAGCACGCTCAATCAGCTAGCGCCGCGGCCCGACCTGGTGTTGATTAGCGGTGACTTGGTCGATTTTGGCCATCCTGACGAATACGCCACCTTTAGGCAGATCCTGGCTGAATTAACCCTGCCCGTGTACTTGATCCCGGGCAATCATGATGACCGCGAGCATCTACGCGCCGCCTTTCCCGAACACCGTTACCTGTTTCAGCACCGCGACTATTTACAGTGGGTCGTGGAAGACTATCCGGTGCGCCTAGTGGGGCTCGACTCATCGGTGCCCGGTAAACCCCATGGCGAGCTGAGCGATGAAAGCCTGCAGTGGCTGGATAGAACGCTGGCGGAGCAGCCCGAAAAACCTACCTTGGTCATGGTCCATCACCACCCTTTTATGAGTGGCATCGACCATATGGATCGCCAGCCGCTTAAGCGACCAGACGCGCTAGCTGAGGTCATTGGCAAACATGCCCAGGTAGAGCGCGTGCTCTGCGGGCATCTGCACCGTTCGATCCAAGCCCGCTTTGCTAACACGTTGGCGATTAGCTGCCCTGGGGTTTCCCACCAGGTGAGTTTGGATCTCACCCCAGAGGGCCCCGCCCACTTTCAGCTAGAACCCCCCGGTTACCTGCTCCACCAGTGGTCAGCGACTAACGGTATGGTGACTCACCAAGGGTTTATCGAGCGCTACCCTGGCCCTTTCCCGTTTTATGATGCTAATGGGCTGATTGATTAG
- a CDS encoding bifunctional transcriptional activator/DNA repair enzyme AdaA, translating into MNDYERVEKAMAYMVAHAAEQPNLETVAAHVHLSAFHFQRLFCRYAGISPKRFLQALTLERGKQLMQSSASLLDIAHTLGLSGGSRLYDHFVQLEAVTPGEHKRQGEGVEIAYGVHATPLGSIFVAVTPRGICRMGFVDATHSEELLARLAKEWPRSTFRPSLETTRYAVEALFTQPAEGAAALSLHVTGTNFQIAVWRALLTIPEGQFASYSHIAQALGSPKSSRAVGNAVGANPIALWIPCHRVIQQSGALGGYRWGLEKKQMVQAWELALAHPGNEALAPSLTT; encoded by the coding sequence ATGAATGACTATGAGCGTGTCGAAAAAGCCATGGCCTATATGGTGGCCCATGCGGCGGAACAGCCCAATCTGGAAACGGTGGCAGCTCATGTTCATTTGAGTGCCTTCCATTTTCAGCGGCTGTTTTGTCGCTATGCGGGGATTAGCCCTAAACGCTTTTTGCAGGCGCTCACTTTAGAGCGCGGCAAGCAGTTGATGCAGTCGTCTGCTTCTTTGCTGGACATCGCTCATACCCTTGGACTTAGCGGTGGCTCGCGGCTTTATGACCACTTTGTTCAGTTAGAGGCAGTCACGCCCGGCGAGCATAAGCGCCAGGGTGAAGGAGTGGAGATCGCTTACGGCGTTCATGCAACACCCCTCGGGAGCATATTCGTCGCGGTAACCCCCCGGGGTATCTGTCGGATGGGCTTTGTCGATGCGACTCATTCGGAAGAGTTACTGGCAAGGTTGGCCAAAGAGTGGCCGCGCAGCACCTTTCGGCCAAGCCTAGAGACCACCCGCTACGCGGTGGAAGCGCTCTTTACCCAACCCGCAGAGGGCGCTGCCGCCTTGTCGCTGCATGTCACCGGCACCAACTTTCAAATAGCGGTTTGGCGGGCGTTGCTGACGATTCCCGAGGGGCAATTTGCCAGCTATTCCCATATTGCCCAGGCGCTGGGGTCACCTAAATCATCCCGAGCAGTGGGTAATGCGGTGGGGGCTAATCCCATCGCGCTATGGATCCCCTGCCATCGGGTGATTCAGCAAAGCGGCGCACTCGGTGGTTACCGCTGGGGATTAGAGAAAAAGCAAATGGTACAAGCCTGGGAGCTGGCGCTGGCACACCCCGGCAACGAAGCGCTCGCCCCCAGTCTAACGACCTAA